The Streptomyces kanamyceticus genome window below encodes:
- a CDS encoding acyl-CoA dehydrogenase family protein, whose translation MNLELSEEQTAVRRLAEDFVAREITPHVVEWDRTESVDRAIVKKLGEVGFLGLTIDEEYGGSGGDHLAYCLVTEELGRGDSAVRGIVSVSLGLVAKTIASWGSEEQKRQWLPGLTSGAYVGCFGLTEPGTGSDAGSLATKAVRDGDAYVISGTKMFITNGTWADVVLLFARTNDAPGHKGVSAFLVPTDTPGLTRRTIHGKLGLRGQATAELVLDDVRVPASAMLAPEGKGFSVAMSALAKGRMSVAAGCVGLAQAALDAAVRYAGEREQFGKSIAHHQLVQELISDIAVDVDAARLLTWRVADLVDRGLPFTTESSKAKLFASEAAVRAANNALQVFGGYGYIDEYPAGKLLRDARVMTLYEGTSQIQKLVIGRALTGVSAF comes from the coding sequence ATGAACCTGGAGCTCAGCGAGGAGCAGACCGCGGTCAGGCGGCTGGCCGAGGACTTCGTCGCGCGCGAGATCACCCCGCACGTCGTCGAGTGGGACCGCACCGAGAGCGTCGACAGGGCCATCGTGAAGAAGCTCGGCGAGGTCGGCTTCCTCGGTCTGACGATCGACGAGGAGTACGGCGGCTCGGGCGGTGACCACCTCGCGTACTGCCTGGTGACCGAGGAGCTCGGCCGCGGCGACTCCGCCGTGCGCGGCATCGTCTCGGTCTCCCTCGGGCTCGTCGCCAAGACCATCGCGTCCTGGGGCAGCGAGGAGCAGAAGCGGCAGTGGCTGCCCGGGCTCACCTCCGGCGCATACGTCGGGTGCTTCGGGCTCACCGAACCGGGCACCGGATCCGACGCGGGCAGCCTCGCGACCAAGGCCGTGCGCGACGGCGACGCGTACGTCATCAGCGGCACCAAGATGTTCATCACCAACGGCACCTGGGCCGACGTCGTCCTCCTCTTCGCCCGCACCAACGACGCCCCGGGGCACAAGGGCGTCTCCGCCTTCCTGGTCCCCACCGACACCCCGGGCCTGACCCGCCGCACCATCCACGGCAAGCTCGGCCTGCGCGGCCAGGCCACCGCGGAGCTGGTCCTCGACGACGTGCGGGTCCCGGCGTCGGCGATGCTGGCGCCCGAGGGCAAGGGCTTCTCGGTGGCCATGTCGGCACTCGCCAAGGGGCGGATGTCGGTGGCCGCGGGCTGCGTGGGCCTCGCCCAGGCCGCCCTGGACGCCGCCGTGCGGTACGCGGGCGAGCGCGAGCAGTTCGGCAAGTCCATCGCCCACCACCAGCTGGTGCAGGAGCTGATCAGCGACATCGCGGTCGACGTGGACGCCGCGCGCCTGCTGACCTGGCGGGTCGCCGACCTCGTCGACCGCGGGCTGCCCTTCACCACGGAGTCGTCCAAGGCCAAGCTGTTCGCCTCGGAGGCCGCGGTGCGCGCCGCCAACAACGCGCTGCAGGTCTTCGGCGGCTACGGCTACATAGACGAGTACCCGGCGGGCAAACTCCTGCGCGACGCCCGGGTGATGACCCTCTATGAAGGCACGAGCCAGATCCAGAAGCTCGTCATCGGCCGCGCGCTGACGGGGGTCTCGGCGTTCTGA
- a CDS encoding YiaA/YiaB family inner membrane protein, which yields MSETPVKQQSTTAYYGQAVASFAVALGATAVGIYSLDVSGWIRAFLAISVLYLTTSAFTLAKVIRDRQEADQIISRVDQARIEKILAEHDPFKPAA from the coding sequence ATGAGCGAAACACCGGTCAAGCAGCAGAGCACCACGGCCTACTACGGCCAGGCGGTCGCGTCGTTCGCCGTGGCACTCGGTGCGACGGCGGTCGGCATCTACAGCCTGGACGTCAGCGGCTGGATCCGCGCCTTCCTCGCCATCTCCGTCCTGTACCTGACGACGTCCGCGTTCACCCTGGCCAAGGTGATCAGGGACAGGCAGGAGGCGGACCAGATCATCAGCCGCGTCGACCAGGCGCGCATCGAGAAGATCCTCGCCGAGCACGACCCGTTCAAACCGGCCGCCTGA
- a CDS encoding TetR/AcrR family transcriptional regulator has translation MGTAEETGGDEQPWGEVSPDAARRLLVAAVEAFAERGYHATTTRDIAGRAGMSPAALYIHYKTKEELLHRISRIGHDRALTVLRTAADGTGSATERLAAAVRSFVGWHAAHHMTARVVQYELDALGDEHRTEIVALRRKSDAAVRDIINDGVRAGEFDVPDVPGTTLAVLSLCIDVARWFNAAGHRTPDEVGALYADLVLRMVGAQK, from the coding sequence ATGGGTACGGCGGAGGAGACGGGCGGCGACGAGCAGCCGTGGGGCGAGGTGAGCCCCGACGCGGCCAGGCGGCTCCTGGTCGCCGCCGTCGAGGCCTTCGCGGAGCGCGGGTACCACGCGACGACGACCCGCGACATCGCGGGCCGCGCGGGCATGAGCCCCGCCGCGCTCTACATCCACTACAAGACGAAGGAAGAGCTGCTCCACCGCATCAGCAGGATCGGCCACGACAGGGCCCTCACCGTCCTGCGGACCGCGGCGGACGGCACGGGGAGCGCCACCGAGCGGCTCGCCGCCGCCGTACGCTCCTTCGTCGGCTGGCACGCCGCCCACCACATGACCGCGCGCGTCGTCCAGTACGAACTCGACGCGCTCGGCGACGAGCACCGCACGGAGATCGTCGCCCTGCGCCGCAAGTCGGACGCGGCCGTGCGGGACATCATCAACGACGGCGTGCGGGCGGGGGAGTTCGACGTCCCCGACGTGCCGGGCACCACGCTCGCCGTGCTCTCGCTCTGCATCGACGTCGCCCGCTGGTTCAACGCCGCCGGGCACCGGACGCCCGACGAGGTCGGCGCGCTCTACGCCGACCTCGTGCTGCGCATGGTGGGGGCTCAGAAGTAG
- a CDS encoding MaoC family dehydratase: MAEPRIFTSAGELRAGVGEQLGYSDWLEIDQKRIDLFADATGDHQWIHVDTERAAQGPFKTTIAHGYLTLSLLPSLVPQIMRVEGMRMGLNYGTDKVRFPSPVPVGSRLRATAALTDVSDTKDGGVQVTATVTVEREGGDKPSCVAQSVSRYYF, translated from the coding sequence ATGGCGGAGCCGAGGATCTTCACGTCGGCCGGGGAACTGCGCGCCGGAGTCGGCGAACAGCTCGGGTACAGCGACTGGCTGGAGATCGACCAGAAGCGGATCGACCTCTTCGCCGACGCCACCGGCGATCACCAGTGGATCCACGTCGACACGGAGAGGGCGGCGCAGGGCCCCTTCAAGACGACCATCGCGCACGGCTATCTGACGCTGTCGCTGCTGCCGAGCCTGGTGCCGCAGATCATGCGCGTCGAGGGCATGCGGATGGGGCTCAACTACGGCACCGACAAGGTCCGTTTCCCCTCGCCGGTGCCGGTCGGCTCGCGGCTGCGCGCCACCGCCGCGCTCACCGACGTCAGCGACACCAAGGACGGCGGCGTGCAGGTCACGGCCACGGTCACGGTCGAGCGCGAGGGCGGCGACAAGCCGTCCTGCGTGGCGCAGTCGGTGTCCCGCTACTACTTCTGA
- the soxR gene encoding redox-sensitive transcriptional activator SoxR — MPQIPEKVHELTVGQLSSRSGVAVSALHFYESKGLIASRRTSGNQRRYTRDTLRRVAFIRASQRVGIPLATIREALDSLPEERTPNREDWAHLSEHWRSELDERIKQLGRLRDHLTDCIGCGCLSLETCVLSNPDDVFGERLTGSRLLAERRTES; from the coding sequence GTGCCCCAGATCCCAGAGAAGGTCCACGAACTCACGGTCGGCCAGCTGTCGTCCCGCAGCGGCGTCGCCGTGTCCGCCCTGCACTTCTACGAGTCCAAGGGCCTCATCGCCAGCCGCCGCACCTCGGGCAACCAGCGCCGCTACACCCGTGACACGCTGCGCCGCGTCGCCTTCATCCGGGCCTCCCAGCGCGTGGGCATCCCGCTCGCCACGATCCGCGAGGCGCTCGACTCGCTGCCCGAGGAGCGCACGCCCAACCGTGAGGACTGGGCGCACCTCTCGGAGCACTGGCGCTCCGAACTGGACGAGCGCATCAAGCAGTTGGGTCGTCTGCGCGACCACCTCACGGACTGCATCGGCTGCGGCTGCCTCTCCCTGGAGACCTGTGTGCTCTCCAACCCCGACGACGTCTTCGGCGAGCGGCTCACCGGCTCGCGCCTCCTCGCGGAGCGCCGCACTGAGTCCTGA
- a CDS encoding penicillin acylase family protein: MPRRIVRLRTLTAGAALALGAALLAPLPGAGAAPREPVAEERTDYCAGQCADVLPPGANGNATLAEILSHRVLGTQPPHADDQLGPYDALSSGYPSLTDDRLTEFFNDASFGVPDDQVASTTKPRDDVTITRDKKYGVPHIKGTTRYGTEFGAGFAAGQDRLWLIDLFRHIGRGELTSFAGGALANQGLEQQFWPQAPYTEQDLEKQVEYIRSTQGERGKQAMEDAQAYIDGLNAYRVKSKNGRYFPGEYVLTGKIDAITNVGEIAPFKVTDMIALASVVGGLFGNGGGGEVEGALSLLKAQEKYGVEKGTKVWESFRARNDPEAVETIHDGTSFPYAGKPEKARGTAMPDPGSVEREQLVYDREGGAKSGAKDPVKAPEKLKPLQGMYDKGVLPPDLFRQDGHKKGMSNALLVSGKHTASGNPVAVFGPQTGYFAPQLLMQQELQGPGISARGVSFAGVGMYVQLGRGQDYAWSATSAGQDITDTYAVELCEPGGGTPTKQSTGYLYRGTCTPMEKLERKNAWKPTLADSTAAGSYRMQVFRTKYGIVTHRANTDGKPVAYVSLRSTYRHEADSIIGFQMLNDPTYVKDAPTFMKAAQHISYAFNWFYADSRDIAYYNSGANPERADSVDPALPVKAQQAYEWQDFDPVDNTSAQTPPAEHPQSVNQDYYISWNNKQAKDFNTAGFGMSAVHRGDLLDGRVKKLTEEGGVTRAALTRAMSEAAVTDLRGEQVLPELLKVLRGKPVTEPQLAKAIGQLEAWRKAGAQRNQTAAGSKTYAHPDAVRVMDAWWPLLIEAEFKPGLGKDLYDSLTGVLPIDESPSAGHGPTGAHAGSAFQSGWWGYADKDLRKVLGQPVKGELADDYCGDGKLDACRDALLATLTQAVAKPATEVYPGDDACEAGDQWCSDAVIHRALGGITHRPIQWQNRPTYQQVVEFPEHR, encoded by the coding sequence ATGCCACGACGCATCGTCAGACTCAGAACCCTCACGGCGGGAGCGGCGCTCGCGCTCGGTGCCGCCCTCCTCGCGCCGCTGCCCGGGGCCGGGGCCGCCCCGCGCGAACCGGTGGCCGAGGAGCGTACGGACTACTGCGCGGGGCAGTGCGCGGACGTGCTGCCGCCCGGCGCCAACGGCAACGCGACGCTCGCCGAGATCCTCTCCCACCGCGTCCTCGGCACCCAACCCCCGCACGCGGACGACCAGTTGGGTCCCTACGACGCGCTGTCCTCCGGCTATCCCTCGCTCACCGACGACCGGCTCACCGAGTTCTTCAACGACGCGTCCTTCGGGGTGCCGGACGATCAGGTCGCCTCCACCACCAAGCCGCGCGACGACGTGACGATCACCCGTGACAAGAAGTACGGCGTCCCGCACATCAAGGGCACGACCCGCTACGGCACCGAGTTCGGCGCGGGCTTCGCCGCCGGGCAGGACCGGCTCTGGCTCATCGACCTGTTCCGGCACATCGGGCGCGGCGAGCTGACCTCGTTCGCGGGCGGCGCGCTCGCCAACCAGGGCCTGGAGCAGCAGTTCTGGCCGCAGGCCCCGTACACGGAGCAGGACCTGGAGAAGCAGGTCGAGTACATCAGGTCCACCCAGGGCGAGCGTGGCAAGCAGGCCATGGAGGATGCCCAGGCGTACATCGACGGGCTCAACGCCTACCGGGTGAAGTCAAAGAACGGCCGCTACTTCCCGGGCGAGTACGTCCTGACCGGCAAGATCGACGCGATCACCAACGTCGGTGAGATCGCGCCCTTCAAGGTCACCGACATGATCGCCCTCGCGTCCGTCGTCGGCGGCCTCTTCGGCAACGGCGGCGGCGGAGAGGTCGAGGGGGCCCTCTCGCTGCTCAAGGCCCAGGAGAAGTACGGCGTGGAGAAGGGCACGAAGGTCTGGGAGTCCTTCCGCGCCCGCAACGACCCCGAGGCCGTCGAGACCATCCACGACGGCACGAGCTTCCCGTACGCGGGCAAGCCGGAGAAGGCGCGCGGCACCGCGATGCCCGACCCGGGCTCGGTCGAGCGTGAGCAGCTCGTGTACGACAGGGAGGGTGGCGCCAAGTCCGGTGCCAAGGACCCGGTGAAGGCGCCCGAGAAGCTCAAGCCGCTGCAGGGCATGTACGACAAGGGTGTCCTGCCCCCGGACCTGTTCCGCCAGGACGGCCACAAGAAGGGCATGTCCAACGCCCTGCTCGTCTCCGGCAAGCACACCGCGAGCGGCAACCCCGTCGCCGTGTTCGGCCCGCAGACCGGCTACTTCGCGCCCCAGCTCCTCATGCAGCAGGAGCTCCAGGGCCCCGGCATCAGCGCGCGCGGCGTCTCCTTCGCGGGCGTCGGCATGTACGTCCAGCTGGGCCGCGGCCAGGACTACGCCTGGTCGGCCACGTCCGCGGGGCAGGACATCACCGACACGTACGCCGTCGAACTGTGCGAGCCGGGCGGCGGCACGCCCACCAAGCAGTCCACCGGCTACCTCTACCGGGGCACCTGCACGCCCATGGAGAAGCTGGAGCGCAAGAACGCCTGGAAGCCGACGCTCGCCGACTCCACGGCCGCGGGCTCGTACCGCATGCAGGTCTTCCGCACCAAGTACGGCATCGTCACGCACCGCGCGAACACGGACGGCAAACCCGTCGCGTACGTCTCGCTGCGCTCCACCTACCGCCACGAGGCCGACTCGATCATCGGCTTCCAGATGCTGAACGACCCCACCTACGTCAAGGACGCCCCGACGTTCATGAAGGCGGCGCAGCACATCAGCTACGCCTTCAACTGGTTCTACGCCGACTCGCGCGACATCGCGTACTACAACAGCGGCGCCAACCCCGAGCGTGCCGACAGCGTCGACCCCGCCCTGCCGGTCAAGGCCCAACAGGCGTACGAATGGCAGGACTTCGACCCGGTGGACAACACCTCGGCGCAGACGCCGCCCGCCGAGCACCCGCAGTCCGTCAACCAGGACTACTACATCTCCTGGAACAACAAGCAGGCCAAGGACTTCAACACGGCGGGCTTCGGCATGAGCGCCGTGCACCGCGGCGATCTGCTCGACGGGCGGGTCAAGAAGCTCACCGAGGAGGGCGGCGTCACCCGCGCCGCGCTCACCCGGGCCATGTCGGAGGCGGCCGTCACCGACCTGCGCGGCGAACAGGTGCTGCCCGAGCTGTTGAAGGTGCTGCGCGGTAAGCCCGTCACCGAACCGCAACTCGCCAAGGCCATCGGGCAGTTGGAGGCGTGGCGCAAGGCGGGCGCGCAGCGCAACCAGACGGCGGCGGGCTCCAAGACGTACGCCCACCCCGACGCCGTACGCGTCATGGACGCCTGGTGGCCGCTGCTCATCGAGGCCGAGTTCAAGCCCGGCCTCGGCAAGGACCTCTACGACTCGCTGACCGGGGTGCTGCCCATCGACGAGTCGCCCTCCGCGGGCCACGGACCCACCGGGGCGCACGCGGGCTCCGCCTTCCAGTCCGGCTGGTGGGGCTATGCCGACAAGGACCTGCGCAAGGTCCTCGGCCAGCCGGTGAAGGGCGAACTCGCCGACGACTACTGCGGGGACGGCAAGCTGGACGCCTGCCGCGACGCCCTGCTCGCCACCCTCACCCAGGCCGTCGCCAAGCCCGCCACCGAGGTCTACCCCGGTGACGACGCCTGCGAGGCGGGCGACCAGTGGTGCTCGGACGCCGTCATCCACCGGGCGCTCGGCGGCATCACGCACCGGCCGATCCAGTGGCAGAACCGCCCGACGTACCAGCAGGTCGTCGAGTTCCCCGAGCACCGCTGA
- a CDS encoding LysR family transcriptional regulator — MALSGPQQYPTDLLDTTMDQLRTLLAVRESGTALAAARLLGREQSSVQKQLDTMNRTFGTLCGEALVLKRGRGKDVQFTPTGEALVELARRTLDQWTEGIHDARRRLGRTLSVGSTRYTLGFLLDAVERVSEAYERRGVDLKVTHVRTGDLFAKLQAKELDLVCGSIVVTQGQEAELDPYEIVEWRRSGLSLLTNLPVEKLPGPSVTAAELTRLPLVVSAGGLIARFLTAWYGPDYRKELAVAAEIEAAHYGFELLRSGVVSGAMLVTRGIGQAAENGSLPEAGGLRRLDIVGDVGPRTEVLVGVFTRRGDRASCGPGHPLNLLWDALSKENERWWLSR, encoded by the coding sequence ATGGCATTATCAGGGCCCCAGCAGTACCCCACGGATCTCCTTGACACCACGATGGACCAGTTGCGCACCCTGCTCGCGGTCCGCGAGAGCGGCACCGCACTGGCCGCGGCCCGGCTGCTCGGCCGCGAGCAGTCCAGCGTGCAGAAGCAACTGGACACGATGAACCGCACGTTCGGGACGCTGTGCGGCGAGGCGCTCGTCCTCAAGCGGGGCCGCGGCAAGGACGTCCAGTTCACCCCCACCGGCGAGGCCCTCGTCGAGCTGGCCAGGCGCACCCTGGACCAGTGGACGGAGGGCATCCACGACGCCAGACGCAGACTCGGCAGAACCCTCTCCGTGGGCTCGACCCGCTACACGCTCGGGTTCCTCCTGGACGCGGTGGAGCGGGTGAGCGAGGCGTACGAACGCCGTGGCGTCGACCTGAAGGTCACCCATGTGCGTACCGGCGACCTCTTCGCCAAACTGCAGGCCAAAGAGCTCGACCTGGTCTGCGGCAGCATCGTGGTGACCCAGGGCCAAGAGGCCGAACTCGACCCCTACGAGATCGTCGAGTGGCGCCGCAGCGGACTCTCGCTGCTCACCAACCTGCCCGTGGAGAAGCTGCCCGGCCCCTCCGTCACCGCGGCCGAGCTGACGCGGCTGCCGCTCGTGGTCTCGGCGGGCGGCCTCATCGCCCGCTTCCTCACCGCCTGGTACGGCCCCGACTACCGCAAGGAGCTGGCCGTGGCCGCGGAGATAGAGGCCGCGCACTACGGCTTCGAGCTGCTGCGCTCGGGCGTGGTCAGCGGCGCGATGCTGGTGACGCGGGGCATCGGGCAGGCCGCGGAGAACGGCAGCCTGCCGGAGGCGGGCGGGCTGCGGCGCCTGGACATCGTCGGGGACGTCGGGCCGCGGACGGAGGTGCTCGTCGGGGTGTTCACGCGCCGCGGCGACCGCGCCTCGTGCGGTCCAGGGCATCCGCTGAATCTCTTGTGGGACGCGCTGTCGAAGGAGAACGAACGCTGGTGGCTCAGCCGCTGA
- a CDS encoding MFS transporter: MRRVAVASFIGTAIEFYDFYIYGTAAALVLNDAFFPTLDPVNATLASFSTYAVAFAARPIGSVIFGHFGDRVGRKSVLVASLLLMGLSTALVGLLPGYDTLGIWAPVLLILLRFLQGIGLGGEWGGAALLAVEHAPKKKRGLYAAFPQLGPSVGFFAATGVFWLLSSALSDDAFHSWGWRVPFLLSFLLVGVGLFVRLRISETPVFAKVMEAREASKVPALDVLRRHPRELLLGAGGMVVAYGLFYTATTYCLAYATGTLHVSRNTMLGLSLVACLFLAAGTWLAATRSDGAGRRRLVLAGAGLAVVWGLVLFPLLDTEQPVLIALALGGALFCMGVVYGPMGAYLPELFSTNVRYSGASLAYNLGGVLGGAVSPLVATRLQSAFGSSSVGWYVSAMALVSLVCVLALPETRERELD, encoded by the coding sequence CTGCGCAGGGTGGCCGTGGCCTCCTTCATCGGGACGGCCATCGAGTTCTACGACTTCTACATCTACGGCACGGCGGCCGCGCTCGTCCTCAACGACGCGTTCTTCCCGACCCTCGACCCGGTCAACGCCACCCTCGCCTCGTTCTCCACCTACGCGGTGGCGTTCGCGGCCCGGCCCATCGGCTCGGTGATCTTCGGCCACTTCGGGGACCGGGTGGGCCGCAAATCGGTCCTGGTGGCCTCACTTCTCCTGATGGGCCTGTCCACCGCGCTCGTCGGACTCCTGCCCGGATACGACACGTTGGGCATCTGGGCGCCGGTCCTGCTGATCCTGCTCCGCTTCCTCCAGGGCATCGGGCTGGGCGGCGAGTGGGGCGGCGCCGCGCTGCTCGCGGTGGAGCACGCGCCGAAGAAGAAGCGCGGCCTGTACGCCGCCTTCCCCCAACTCGGCCCGTCCGTCGGCTTCTTCGCGGCGACCGGCGTCTTCTGGCTGCTCTCGTCCGCGCTCTCCGACGACGCGTTCCACTCGTGGGGCTGGCGCGTGCCCTTCCTGCTCTCGTTCCTGCTCGTCGGCGTGGGGCTCTTCGTGCGCCTCAGGATCAGCGAGACGCCGGTCTTCGCCAAGGTCATGGAGGCGCGGGAGGCCAGCAAGGTCCCCGCGCTCGACGTGCTCCGCCGCCACCCGCGCGAACTCCTGCTCGGCGCGGGCGGGATGGTCGTCGCGTACGGCCTCTTCTACACCGCCACGACGTACTGCCTGGCGTACGCGACCGGCACCCTGCACGTCTCACGCAACACCATGCTCGGCCTCTCCCTGGTGGCCTGCCTCTTCCTCGCGGCCGGCACCTGGCTCGCCGCGACCCGCTCGGACGGGGCGGGACGGCGCAGGCTCGTCCTCGCGGGCGCGGGGCTCGCGGTGGTCTGGGGCCTGGTCCTCTTCCCGCTCCTGGACACCGAACAGCCGGTGCTGATCGCCCTCGCGCTCGGCGGCGCGCTGTTCTGCATGGGCGTGGTCTACGGCCCGATGGGCGCGTACCTTCCGGAGCTGTTTTCCACGAACGTGCGCTACTCGGGTGCCTCGCTCGCGTACAACCTGGGCGGCGTGCTCGGCGGCGCGGTCTCCCCGCTGGTGGCGACCCGGCTGCAGTCCGCGTTCGGCTCCTCTTCGGTGGGCTGGTACGTGAGCGCCATGGCCCTCGTATCGCTGGTGTGCGTGCTCGCGCTGCCGGAGACGCGGGAGCGGGAACTCGACTGA
- a CDS encoding erythromycin esterase family protein: protein MTRVTRRVVPLLLVAAGAGALVAPQSAGAAPRPADPVAAIERAAHPLRSTAPGGSSADLRALGRMVGGASVVGLGEATHGSHEFFTMKERVFRHLVKEKGFTTFTQEMSWTTGLRLDAYVRGGKGDVRELVHRELAKTPWDTEEYVHLLTWMRAYNDKHPARELRFMGNDLNYPEQGVELFDGVRDYVRAHEPDLRPAIDDSYAPLRRLTDGDTYMGLPLAERKALTKKAWAAYDLLKERRPAGGAKAYELALHHALSVAQTADMYAFPLDTADGQRDAMLYRDRIMAENTAWWQRYHGGKVLLSAHNAHVAYESYDPRYPKMQGAFLRDSIGKRYASIGFTFDRGGFMAQGPDSEVWKPRSVGPATRGMNEHTLDKVRHDDYFVDLRTLPAPTRKWLSMARTTRSIGSGWPDGPYKIRLAPSHDILIHLHEVTAAHRQSQ, encoded by the coding sequence ATGACACGGGTGACGCGCCGAGTGGTGCCACTGCTGCTGGTCGCGGCCGGAGCGGGGGCGCTGGTCGCGCCGCAGAGCGCGGGAGCGGCGCCCCGGCCCGCCGATCCGGTCGCGGCGATCGAGCGCGCGGCCCACCCGCTGCGGTCCACAGCGCCGGGCGGGAGCAGTGCGGACCTGCGGGCGCTCGGCCGGATGGTGGGCGGCGCGTCGGTGGTGGGCCTGGGCGAGGCGACCCACGGTTCGCACGAGTTCTTCACCATGAAGGAGCGGGTGTTCCGCCATCTCGTGAAGGAGAAGGGGTTCACCACCTTCACCCAGGAGATGAGCTGGACGACCGGACTGCGCCTCGACGCCTACGTGCGGGGCGGCAAGGGTGACGTGCGCGAGCTCGTCCACCGCGAGCTGGCGAAGACGCCGTGGGACACCGAGGAGTACGTCCATCTGCTCACCTGGATGCGCGCGTACAACGACAAGCACCCGGCGCGCGAGCTGCGCTTCATGGGCAACGACCTCAACTACCCCGAGCAGGGCGTCGAGTTGTTCGACGGGGTGCGCGACTACGTGCGGGCCCACGAGCCGGACCTGCGGCCCGCGATCGACGACTCGTACGCGCCGCTGCGCCGCCTGACCGATGGCGACACCTACATGGGACTGCCGCTCGCCGAGCGCAAAGCGCTGACGAAGAAGGCCTGGGCGGCGTACGACCTGCTGAAGGAACGACGGCCCGCGGGCGGCGCCAAGGCCTACGAACTGGCCCTGCACCACGCCCTGTCCGTCGCGCAGACCGCGGACATGTACGCCTTCCCGCTCGACACGGCCGACGGACAGCGCGACGCGATGCTCTACCGCGACCGGATCATGGCGGAGAATACGGCGTGGTGGCAGCGGTACCACGGCGGCAAGGTACTCCTCTCCGCCCACAACGCGCACGTCGCGTACGAGTCCTACGACCCGCGCTACCCGAAGATGCAGGGCGCCTTCCTGCGCGACAGCATCGGCAAGCGGTACGCGAGCATCGGATTCACCTTCGACCGGGGTGGCTTCATGGCGCAGGGCCCGGACTCCGAGGTGTGGAAGCCCCGTTCGGTCGGCCCGGCGACGCGCGGCATGAACGAGCACACGCTGGACAAGGTGCGCCACGACGACTACTTCGTGGACCTGCGCACCCTGCCCGCTCCCACCAGGAAGTGGCTGAGCATGGCGCGCACGACCCGCAGCATCGGCTCGGGGTGGCCCGACGGCCCGTACAAGATCCGGCTCGCCCCTTCGCACGACATCCTGATCCATCTGCACGAGGTCACGGCGGCCCACCGGCAGTCTCAGTGA
- a CDS encoding exo-beta-N-acetylmuramidase NamZ family protein, which yields MNLSRRGLLAATAGTAMTPAAPAAATPRTGPGPGPRLRTGFERLAADGYRLLEGQRVGVITNPTGVTRDVRHVVDVMHADERVELVAVFGPEHGFRGTEQAGGSQGRYDDPATGLPVFDTYQKSGEALADVFTASRAETLVFDIQDVGARFYTYIWTLYDCMVAARLAGKRLVVLDRPNPVTGREAYGPVLQPRYASFVGRAPIAQTHGMTVAELAGLFNGEFLKRPAELTSVLMAGWRRTDFHDASGLPWVPPSPNMPTPDTALAYGGTCLFEGTNLSEGRGTTRPFELLGADGIDRAWAAALDRIGLPGVHFREAYFAPTFDKFRGRTIGGVQLHVHERESYDPVRTGIALLVTAKKVWSGFAWRSDHWIDKLTGSARVRTMIDAGAGTDEVVGAWQDDLARFRAVRRRYLRYS from the coding sequence ATGAACCTCTCCCGACGCGGACTGCTCGCCGCCACCGCGGGAACCGCCATGACGCCCGCGGCCCCGGCCGCCGCCACCCCGCGCACCGGGCCTGGACCGGGCCCCCGGCTGCGCACCGGATTCGAGCGCCTCGCCGCCGACGGCTACCGGCTCCTCGAAGGACAGCGGGTCGGCGTCATCACCAACCCGACCGGCGTGACCCGCGACGTGCGGCACGTCGTGGACGTGATGCACGCCGACGAGCGGGTGGAGCTGGTCGCGGTGTTCGGCCCCGAGCACGGCTTCCGCGGCACCGAGCAGGCGGGCGGCTCCCAGGGCAGGTACGACGATCCGGCCACAGGGCTGCCCGTGTTCGACACGTACCAAAAGAGCGGCGAGGCCCTGGCCGACGTCTTCACCGCGTCTCGCGCCGAGACCCTCGTCTTCGACATCCAGGACGTGGGCGCCCGCTTCTACACGTACATCTGGACGCTCTACGACTGCATGGTGGCCGCGCGCCTCGCGGGCAAGCGCCTGGTGGTGCTCGACCGGCCCAATCCGGTGACGGGCCGCGAGGCGTACGGACCCGTCCTGCAGCCTCGGTACGCGAGCTTCGTGGGCCGTGCGCCGATCGCGCAGACGCACGGCATGACGGTCGCGGAGCTGGCGGGGCTGTTCAACGGGGAGTTCCTGAAGCGGCCCGCCGAGCTGACGTCGGTCCTGATGGCGGGCTGGCGGCGCACCGACTTCCACGACGCGTCGGGGCTGCCGTGGGTCCCGCCGAGCCCGAACATGCCGACGCCCGACACCGCCCTGGCCTACGGCGGCACCTGCCTGTTCGAGGGCACGAACCTCTCCGAGGGCCGCGGCACGACCCGCCCCTTCGAACTGCTCGGCGCCGACGGCATCGACCGCGCGTGGGCGGCGGCCCTCGACAGGATCGGCCTGCCGGGCGTGCACTTCAGGGAGGCGTACTTCGCCCCCACCTTCGACAAGTTCCGGGGAAGGACCATCGGCGGCGTCCAACTCCACGTGCACGAAAGGGAGTCGTACGACCCGGTGCGCACCGGCATCGCGCTCCTGGTCACGGCGAAGAAGGTGTGGAGCGGCTTCGCCTGGCGCTCCGACCACTGGATCGACAAGCTCACCGGATCGGCCCGGGTGCGCACGATGATCGACGCGGGCGCGGGGACGGACGAGGTGGTGGGCGCCTGGCAGGACGATCTCGCCCGCTTCCGCGCGGTGCGCCGCCGGTATCTGCGCTACTCCTGA